In Patagioenas fasciata isolate bPatFas1 chromosome 2, bPatFas1.hap1, whole genome shotgun sequence, a single window of DNA contains:
- the LOC139827474 gene encoding feather beta keratin-like produces the protein MACYDVCRPCGPTPLANSCNEPCSLQCQDSRVVIQPPAVLVTLPGPILTSHPQSTAVGSSSSAAVGNELGAQGVAINSGSFGYGFGGLGGFGGRGYFGGRRAGYIC, from the coding sequence atggcctgctacgACGTCTGCCGCCCCTgcggacccaccccgctggccaacagctgcaacgagccctgttccctgcagtgccaggactcccgcgtcgtcatccagcctcccgccgtgctggtcaccctgccaggacccatcctcacctcccacccccagagcactgccgtcggatcctcctcatcggctgccgtgggcaatgaactcggcgcccagggagttgccatcaactccggcagCTTTGGctacggcttcggaggcctgggcggcTTTGGAGGCCGGGGCTACTTCggcggcagaagggctggatacatctgctaa